Genomic window (Magnolia sinica isolate HGM2019 chromosome 10, MsV1, whole genome shotgun sequence):
AGAGCCATCATTGATTCAGACcctccatcatgtaggtcccacttTTCATTGCCCACATCCCTTTCAAGAAACTCACTTTGGTCGGATAATGCTAATGCTAACCACTATTTTGAGCCCAAAcattatcaagcccaatatttttACTCTcccatatttattattattatatttttggctGTCCTTTCAACAAGGAAGACAGAATTAAACATACAGCTGTTCCCATCCTAAgagtggattagcctgattttcgaGTTGAGTGATCTTTATGATGGGGTCTACCATATTCATGGTGCGGATTTACTGCACAATCGGCATATTTGTGGGAAAGATGGAAGGCTGCATGACAAGCAATCAGTTCCCTCTGGACAAAACTGGGTGTTGAGGCTATTCACCAAATCGGTATATTGTCAACTGATAAGCTGTGAAGATCCAACTGCCCAAAATCAAACTAGGTGATGACCATACATGGACATCTGAATCTAATTGACTAGACCACCGGTTGTGTTCATTCAGCATTGGATATCTCAATCAAGAGCATGCTAGTGTCTGTGGAGTGGTGCATACTTACCTAGCATAACTCCTTGGCCTCCTTCGGGTGGTTTTCGTTTATGGAAATCAGCTTGCCTTCAACATTCTCTTGCTGTTCAGGCCCACAGGGAGATGGTCCATTTCGCTTGCTGTCCAGGACTCGCCACAGTAAGAAACCCATGCCGAACCCAAGGCAATTACACTCATTCAGCTATGCATGTTGGCGGTCAGGAGATGATGCTGAGAAGGTTGTAGAAGACAGCACACATATTACCCAAATTGGCACACATTCATGTAAACCCCCACAGCGCCGCTCAGAAGAGCAATGCATAAAGAGGCAATTCAAAGCATCACATCAACATGGCACATAACCCCCCACCATTCATCAGGCGGGGGCCACCAGGAACATGCCCCTACTTAATGATCATGTTGGTAAATTTGTTTCGTGGGCTGCAGTAATCACCTACTGGTCATGCCATCTCATGAGACATACTCCATCCACTCAGGGTAGCAGCATGCTCAGCGGCAACACAGTATTGTAGTCTTTGCAGCCTAGCGTGAGAGAGAAACTGGAAAGGATGTCCCCAAAGCAAAATCGACAGAGCTTTAAATTACATTTGGGGCCCAGAATCACCTATTCACACTTCCTTTTTCATTCATACTACAAGGGGCAAGCCCTGGTGAAAAGTCACGCCAATCCAATGATCCTCACCTTGAAACATCCATTGAGAGATCCCAcaacatggattgcttatgaatcTAAAGCAGAAATTCAATATGATGACCCAAACCAGCCGAGGCTTATAAAAGACAGGCAGTGGTGACAAAACAAGCCAcattcagatggttaggatcatcaggcATGTTTGCACCAAGGCTTGCACCTAGTGATATGAGTGAATGGACAGTCTGGAACTCTGGATAAATGGTCGGATGTCCCatgtgtaaattttttatttttttatttttatttaaaaaaaaaaaaaacactttgggGACATTGCTAACATCCCCCATGATTTTGGGGACCATAGCGTTTCCCTACACATGACACACATCATCAAGAAGGAGaggaggagaaaagaaagaaaaggtgaGAATATCCCATGAGACAGGTGatcatcaattttatttattatccaaAAGGGGTTCACATTCTTCATCATCTGATTTGCAAATTATAATTCATGTAGGGGGAACTCAAGGAGAGATGGTGATAATCTTTATTGTTAGGAGCAGGAGAAGAAGTCACGTGCCTTGTAGTATCGATCTAAAGTGACATTGTAAAGAGGGTGGATTGGCTCCAATAAGTTAGAATATGAACCTAGCACTGCTCTGGGCAAAGGAGAAGCACCAGCTTCCTTTGACCAGCTATGATGACATACTGAGAGACCACTTAGACAGTAACATGTGTGGTAAAAGTCTCTATGCTTTCCAGGCTTGTCCTTAAACCCTCCCTCCAATACCTGCATTTTAACCAATAATTTAAGAGCAAGGCTCGAGAAATTTGACATCTTCAAACATGAACAAATGACCAAGATTTAGAATTGGTAAAGGGGAGACTACGAATTTGACTTTAGCTATTATAtgtaaagaaaaaagagaaacgaAACTGCAAAGAAGTAGCGAGCCTGTTTTAATATCTTTGCTAGCAATGTTAAACAACAAGGGCCAGAAAGCTTCTTAATTAAGATGAAAGTACCTGAGAACATAGGAGTAAATATTGCTGCAAAGCAATACTGTGGAACAAAGGGCCCCACTCAGCTTGTCTCTCAAGGAAAGACGACCCAATATCAGAAAGTTCTCCTGCAACACCAGCACTCAGTTACCATGTAAGTgcacacatgtgcatgcatggacaCAAATGGACTGACACAGTATTCCTACCCAATTTTATAAATGATCTATATTTTCTTCAAACATAAAATTTTAATGAAATGGAGTAAGGTGAAATGAAGCAGCTCTGGGGTTGCCAGAATCTGGAGCTACCACGGACAGAATGGTTATAACTTGGGTGTGCTACTCCAATAATCCCTCCTTGAATAACCCACCTCAACATGATGCACCAGTGAATTTTCTGATAAGCACTGCTCAAACTATAAATTTACCTTTGAATTTAAAATAGCATGCCTTATCAGCTTCATGTGCACCCAGAATAGATTCTGCTTCAGACAAATTTGAGGTTGCAACATTGCAAGTTCTCCCCGTGTTCTGGTGCCCTTCTCCAACATATGACAACTTCATTTGTTTATCAACAATTGATGATAACCTTTGTATTAGTGCAAGCGCTCCTCCCTAGAGATCATTTGATGTTAGTTCATGATTTAGTGAGACTTGAGAGCAGAtggattttttcttatttttttggatGATTAGGAACAGACGAATGGTCAATATGGAAATATTTGGTACATGAAGGATGGGACCCAGTGGGCAGCAGATCATAAAACTTCTGCCAATCTATGCtttaaaagccaaccccaaattgttGGGAGAGGCAAAGATGATGACGAAGACGATGATGCAATTGGGAAAGAACATTACCTGCCAAAAGGAGTAGCAGCCATCAACCAGTTTATTTGTTCTGCCCTGAAATCCACACTCTACTCCTTGACGAAATGTCACCCAGTTCTAGTCACAAAACGGTGAAAGAACTATGCATTCAAAGATCAATATGAAACCAATAGAATATAATAGGAGATACTATCTAATCCCCtcatgaaaggaaaagaaaaggcatACGTCAGTCAGATCACCCGATAAGTCTAGAAATTCATGAATTATGATGGTCTTGTTTATATATGAAAGTGAAGAGGCTTTCTATGGTGAATGGTTCATGCCCTAATCATTCTATTATCTAAGCAGCTAGGTATCAGTTGCCTAGGCTATTTTGGCTTTTGACTACATTTGAATTCTTGCAGAATTTGGATATGAAGTGCAATCAATGGGGATTGTGACAACAGAGACTAAGGCCAGGCTGGTTGTCAAGAACTTAGGTTGATAGGTTCACTTTGGAAAAGACTTCACAAGAGAAAGACACCTTGATCCCTTTGATGCAATCCTCCCATCATTTCCACTTTTTTTCTCTTCCTTGAATCTGAGAAAAATTGTTATGATAACCACAGTTCTATTATACAGGATGGTCCATGAGAATAGGCAACATCACTAGAATTATAGACTGCACTTTTTTATGTTAAAATTCCCATTCCATTATAATAGAAGGTACTGCCTCACAATCACATCATAGATGCCTTTGTGGCACCCTACTACTTCAGCAGGGTGGTCCATGCAGCATCAAGTCTATCAGGTATTTGTACAGTATTCATGCTTTGCAAGGATCTAGTCTATCAGGTATTTGGACACCTATCAGGGAATTTTGAATGCTTATACCCTGGCAGAGCAACTATCCACGTAATGAACTCAAACCAAGCATTTAGACAACTCAGATTTTCTGCATTAAGGCAACGAAAAATGCAAGCTTAAGGAATTCAGCAAGGTGAAGCAGGTCAAGACTTGCATCCACAGGTGGACCATACAGCACTGACGAAATAGTCTACTTTAGGTTTTACatcttttcatttcctttttcatGTTACCTTCCAAATCCAGCACTTTGACCTACTGCAGAAATGCAATTTTTAAGGTGGAACATTTAAAAAACCAAGGTTTTTTTCAAAACTCAACTCTTGACTTGACAAGggtctgagtcaactcaaaacTTAGTCCAGTTCTCCAGTTCTTTTGAACTTTCTGGTTATCTTCTTAAAAAGTTGAGAACTTCAAATAAAATTAACAGATATATGAAATGTGCAGTGCAACAAAAATGAAGTGAAAGAAAGAACTACCTACATTCTGTGCCAATGAAATCGACCATTAGCATATGGATTGACCAGCAAGAGCTAAAGAAGAATAGAAAAGAAAGCGTCATATGCAAGGAAGACAACTGCCTTACAATTATACCAGGCAAGTCCAGACGATCAGCCTCATTGATCAGAATCATTGTGGCCAAGCCACAAAAAGTGTACCTTCAAATTTTGCACAAAACATAAGGTTTTAAAAGATTTTAGATTAAGAAAATAAAGTAGGGCAGCTATATTGGTAAAACAAAGTTTTTGTTGTGACAGTtaacaaagaagaaaaattaAATAATACCTGAAGAAATGTCGAATGATAAAGACAAGTAAAATTTGTAcgtcaaaaaagaagaagaagaaaatacccGCCATGAGCTTCAGAACCAGGTTCTCCAGCAATTCCACCTTCATATGTTTGGCAGCTGCAGGGAAGATGGAATCACCAACCATTTGACTACTTCTATGTTTCAAGCAATACACGAGAAACAAGAAATTTAActgaaaatttaaatatatatataaaaaaaaaaaagaagaagaagaagaggaagaagaaggaaaaactagAATACAACAAGAAGAATCACAAAGACTGCACCCACTAAGCAACAAGAAAACAAATAATGTACGCCaaccaaactgaagaggaatctTAGTGCAAATTGATGCTTATGTCTGGTATTGTGAAGATTCATGCTGACTTCTCCAACCTTAGTGAGCCAATTAGCTTCTTCATTGGTCTTGCTAGGAACTTGAGAGAAGCTAATCATATAATTAATACGTAAATCCCCAGCTCCCTCGATCAAATCAGCAACCTTTCAAAAACATGACCTAGATAGCCCAACAAAACGCATTTGAAGAGTCTTCTTCAAAGATGACTGGGTATTGACCGAAGTCCGCAGCAACTTTTACTAATTGCAACAAAGCCACTGGTTCCATATAATTGAAATTTGTAGATCCAATTGGACATAAGGAATTAATCAACACCGACCAATTGGAGTCACGCGCAAGGCCTCCATAACATGTAATCTCTTTGTGCATTGCCCTCTTGTGGGGCTGACATGGACGGACCTATTGGGTCTGTTCCAAGTCTCGTGGTCTTTGCTTGGGTTCGGCTAATTCCCTTTTGTTTGTGTGGCATGGGATGGGGCTTGGGAAAGTGAAGACCGTGTTATAGAGGATGGATCTGATTGCAATTTGTTGGGctgtgtgggaagaaagaaatgctaGATGTTTCAACAAGGACAGGAAATTGTTGGAAGCAATGTCTCATGTTGATCATCGAATGGGCCTTGTGTTCCTAAGTTAAGGGAttataattttgattttcttgggtAGTTTTTGGGTTGCCCTCTCAGCATCTCCTTCCTTTTGTAGTTTTCTTTTGTCATTTCTCTGTGAAATTTTCGttcactccaaaaaaaaaaaaaaaaattttaatggagaAGCTTTACAGCCAGCAGCGAATTTCACCTCCAGTTAGTTGTACTGGGATAATATTACACCAGCTAGAAGACAACACCGACAAACAAAAACCCCTGCATTTTGACCTACACTTCACCTATAGAGCTAACAGAGTGAAGGTCGTATTTGCCAACGATTTTCCTAACCATTGAAGatccttttatttctttattGTCAGATGGACAACAATGCAAGTTGCACTGACATCAAAATCACTAAGCTATACATTTGTTTTTACACACACCTAATCGGTATGAGTGAGCGGGACTTCCTTTAGGTGGGTAAaaaaggagtttttttttttccctaagtTTAGTATCCcatgaatttttatttatcttGTTGGCCTGTGATTGTTATATGAACTCATTAACTACTAATAAGCTAATTAAATTGTTAATTATAATTGGCATTGATTTCATAGACTCCTAATTCATGATGGAAGTTATCATAGAAGTTTTACATGGCTACCAAACCGACCAAACCCTCCCCCTTTATCCAGGCTTGGGACGGAAGTTATCATAGAAGTTTTACGCATCTCCTTCCTTTTGTAGTTTTCTTGTCTTTTCTCCATAAAATTTTCGTtcactcaaaaaaaaataaaaatggagaagCTTTACAGCCAGCAGCGAATTTCACCTCCAGTAAGTTGTACTGGGATAATATTACAACAGCTAGAAGACAACAGCGATGAACAAAAACCCCTGAATTTTGACCTACACCTCACCTGTAGAGCTACGAGAGTGAAGGTCGTATTTGCCAACGATTTTCCTTACCATTGAAGATCCTTTTGTTTCTTTATTGTCAGATGGACCACAATGTAAGCTGCACTAACAACACAATCACTAAGCTATACATTTTTTTACACCCCACCCCAACACGGActgtcacgaccctaaatctagtgttggtaatccatgattactatacaccaaattttggttgacagcctccgtagaactccgattttgggacttccaactatcacatactaagtcccataagcggggctccacaaggaggatttctgaaagtaaagacgacaaacacatatcatttctcaaaatttcatcatattcaacatatgtTACTGTGTACAACTGAGTACATCAAGGGCAAgccaaaacataaaccatatcatatttactatacctgatgtacatattcagggtatatatatatactgatatgtacaaaacaaaaaggacaactggagtctgtagcctctactcctgcagctccctactctcacccGTAAACAAAATTGAAAGGAAAGTTtaagctactaagcccagtgagtgcgtgtgtgcagtgaaaatgcatgtttcatgtcatgctcatataatgcacaggCCTGCTAGACCGAtcacaataaaataaagatacaatgcattatgccactttttatgttccaaatcatttttatatacagaggtgggacttctacccacttgtaacGTACATACCCTTTCAACGTTTCCACAACTTTCCACAtttcccaattggatcaccaaggtttgaaacagaggtgggacttgCATATGATTGCTATCCACTTGTATAGACTttttccaccgtggtcaactacagaggtgggactacatagttcacgggccgaactagtctaacccacttatGTTGAACCTCATTATCTACCTAACAGCGAGAAGTTATAAGTCGCCTAGCAAAACGATAgcggacaatttacgagctcgtcacacacaacctatctttgcttgctcataagcaggtcaggtcaaacctctcaaccaatcgataCGCATCGAtgggagtcgctgcctactttggtatttcggcattccagcgctttgttcttccacccggtctaGGCATTGGTTACTCTCAATAGTATCAATcggggtttagggaatttcacccacggaccctctaatcatgtcctgttgcATTATACATTttcggtgtggtgtccaactcaagtaataacaaagtatgtttcatcgcatttacaatcactGTATGCATGAGTCCACACACAATCACAATATAGCATGTTTTTCAAGACAAGCCAAGCATAGgatgaccttcctcatgtggtctcctcatgaattttaagtttctcataggGGCCTCATGTAATGCATCCTATATCTAGACGAttcacatactaatcatagacacatcgtctgtcgcaacacaacccactatgattaccataccatgatatgaatcattcactctcaatcatgtaatgatacaacaactatgaaacatgcatatgatatgcacatgacttagccaatctaaatccAATTCGGGATTCATTccgctataagacttcatgccacaagcatgctttttctcaagaattaactacatcaaaaggatGAAGGATAATTCTTTCAAACGTTTTATCAGACAAGTAGCAGGCGACCTTtgtaagggacaaagagagaaattgatggaaatacgtatgaatttaaacaaaactaaatcatctctATCATCTAATCTTCCATTAATGacctaaccaactaaatcagaaaatccagcaataacccaACCAATTTAAATCAGAAAAGCTAGTTTTCTATAAGGCTTTGAAGGAAAATCCAACAATAAGCTAACCAACTacatcagaaaatccagcaataacctaaccctaaatcagaaaatctaatcttttatagggctttcaagGAACATCCGGTAATACATTaaccctaaatcagaaaatctagtcTTTTATAcggctttcaaggaaaatccagcaataacctaaccctaaatcagaaaattcagcaatagggttttcaaggaaaccCCAACGCACATATATGCATGCTCttaatctatgcactcacctgtaactatcAGAGGATTGATTCTTaacctcagcttctatttccttttcttcttcttcttcttctcaacttcacactcaacaagaaagagagtgctggaaatggaatgttgaaagagggtttttatgtttatggacttgaaactggttttaaaattagtttttGTCTAAAAAGACAGTTTGGGAGGtgttttgtgatgtttttgagaagtgTAAGCTTATGGTAACAATATAACAATgctatttaagtaatttgaactaacgtattccaaggattttaaaaacatcgaggttatttgagttattttatcataatatacatatgcatatctattcataacttacaatccgggtgtcctattgacatgccgttttTGCCAGTAACTCCGTAACTCGACTACGAtcacaacggttaggctctcggacctaacggattttgaaaactcgatgatgGGGCTCTGctagataaaataaggacataattgtcatttctcagattgtttaattttaagtccgtatCTTAAAATTCAGACATCGGGTTGAAATATGGCTTGCGGCTCaataacagaacaacattatgatcaagtcaaaaatTCTCGGGACAATGGACCTATAGCCAACGGCTATCCAGTGTACGAACCAGATTTcggggcctcgggtcttacaCGGACCCACCcacccactcacaccacatgggcacttgatcccTGGTCTCActattgaaactcttgtgagtctaccactaagccatacACGTGCCTTAAAGCTATATCCAAAATCACTTATGTTGCGACACATGTACCTTAAAGTTATACCCAGTCCATAGCGATTTCCAGATGGTTTCAAATGGGTTGCAGCTTCGGAAGGACTTGTAACTTGGAAGTAGGAGCCGTTGGTGATCCACAAGCCACACGTCCATTTCTTCAAGCAAAATACATAGATCCTCAAGGGAGGTCTATTCAATCTCCTTTCGAAGACAAGGGGGTCTACTTTTGAAGCTCGATATGCAGAGAGAAAAAGCGGTTAGGGCACAAGGAGCAAGACGATCGGCAA
Coding sequences:
- the LOC131217686 gene encoding protein farnesyltransferase subunit beta isoform X1, with the protein product MRGLPHWTENRNGGESRGECALRGGKKEVRRRRRKRVWMETTNRLSITQQEQIRVEQKVFEIFNLLNNVPSHSRSSMMDLWRDKHVEFLFKGLGRLSPSYYVLDANRPWICYWILHSIALLGESIDFEAENNIADFLHRCQDTHGGYGGGPGQMPHLATTYAAVNSLITLGGQRALSSINRVTMHMFLLRMKDPSGAFRMHDAGEMDVRACYTAISVASVLNILDSELVQNVGSYILSCQTYEGGIAGEPGSEAHGGYTFCGLATMILINEADRLDLPGIINWVTFRQGVECGFQGRTNKLVDGCYSFWQGGALALIQRLSSIVDKQMKLSYVGEGHQNTGRTCNVATSNLSEAESILGAHEADKACYFKFKGELSDIGSSFLERQAEWGPLFHSIALQQYLLLCSQVLEGGFKDKPGKHRDFYHTCYCLSGLSVCHHSWSKEAGASPLPRAVLGSYSNLLEPIHPLYNVTLDRYYKARDFFSCS
- the LOC131217686 gene encoding protein farnesyltransferase subunit beta isoform X2 — its product is MRGLPHWTENRNGGESRGECALRGGKKEVRRRRRKRVWMETTNRLSITQQEQIRVEQKVFEIFNLLNNVPSHSRSSMMDLWRDKHVEFLFKGLGRLSPSYYVLDANRPWICYWILHSIALLGESIDFEAENNIADFLHRCQMPHLATTYAAVNSLITLGGQRALSSINRVTMHMFLLRMKDPSGAFRMHDAGEMDVRACYTAISVASVLNILDSELVQNVGSYILSCQTYEGGIAGEPGSEAHGGYTFCGLATMILINEADRLDLPGIINWVTFRQGVECGFQGRTNKLVDGCYSFWQGGALALIQRLSSIVDKQMKLSYVGEGHQNTGRTCNVATSNLSEAESILGAHEADKACYFKFKGELSDIGSSFLERQAEWGPLFHSIALQQYLLLCSQVLEGGFKDKPGKHRDFYHTCYCLSGLSVCHHSWSKEAGASPLPRAVLGSYSNLLEPIHPLYNVTLDRYYKARDFFSCS